In the genome of Candidatus Nitrosocosmicus arcticus, the window TTTGTCAACAGTATATTTCCATCTTTTACGATTGCTAGGGGCCGCAACACCCTGCCTGAGTTACAACTGATATACAACCTTTTTGTTGCATTGTCATTCAAAGAAGAATAAAAATAGATTCCCATGTGAGGATGCATTCTACCAGATCGCCTCATAGTACGCAATCTGTTTGATAAATTACGACCATCTTCTATGTATCCAATTAATCGGCCATCGACAAATATTCTAGCACCTTTTTGTTTTAAATCATCATTCGTCTCGTTCACATTTTGAACACCCAATTCGTATAACTTTTCAATTACATCAGATGATAAAACGCTGACTGAAATTACTGCAGATAGTGCCAAGTTTTTAACTAATCCACAATTAGAACCTTCTGGTGTTTCGGCTGGACAGATACGTCCAAAGTGAGTTGCATGCAAATCCCTAGCTTCAAAATTGGGTTGACTTCGACTTAGTGGAGACTGGATTCTCCTTAAGTGACTAACTGTAGACATGTAATTAGTTCTGTCTAGTAGTTGGGTAACACCGACCCTACCCCTACCCCAATTTCCGGTAGCTATTGCGTTGTTTAATTTGTCAGAAATAATTCCCGGCCTTACTGCGGCTGCAACTGCATTGATTCCTCGCTTTTGACCAGATCTTTCTAATTGATACTTCATATCTCTAATAAGGTTCCTAAATGCAGTCCTGAATAAGTCTGCCAACATCTGACCTGCAAATTTTATGACTTTATTCCCATAATGATCCTTATCATCGGGTTCAATCCAATTAAGATTTAATTCAACTAATTTGCATGCGGATTCGCCTAAGAATAAGGCCTTTTCGTATCGGTTATCAGGATTCTTACCAAGATGAGGCAATAGCCCCCAGTCTAACAATGTTTCCGCTCGCTTTATTTGAAATTCTTCTAACATACCTGGTGCAATTCTTTTGCTTATGTAGATTATGGCGTCTCTACTAGTAACAACTTCGCCAGATTTTTCAAAAGAAGGTTCCAATTCGTCCTGGATAGTATCATTCAAAGAAACTGCATTTGCAATATCCTTATCAGACTCCAAGCCTAGAGCTCGCACTAATATGATAAGGGGGATGTCAACTGGAGAACCTGGAATCTTTGAAACAATGGAACCATCAGGCCTCATAATCAACTCTAATTTTGCACGATATCCAACAATTGAAGAGTATACTTTTGCCTTGTATAACATGCTACCTGCTGTTTCCTCGATATCAACGATGATCTTGTTATAAGAAAGATCCTCCAACCCAACTATTACCCTTTCTGAACCGTTGATGATGAAATATCCACCAGATTCCTTTGGGTCTTCCCCCACATCGATTAACTTTGTTTCAGAATAATTATGAAGCATACAGGCGTTTGACTTTACCATTACAGGCATATCACCAATATGGATAAATCTGGATTCCAAAGTTTTGCCCTCTTCAACTATACTGCATTCCAACATAATTGGAGAAGCGTAGGTTAAATTGCGAAGTCGAGCTTCGACTGGTGCTACGTGCGTAATTGAACCATCTAACTCCATGATCCTAGGCTGCTGCATTTTGATTTTTCCCAATTTAATTTTATAGGGATATTCGGCCGTTTCGATTTCTATCTCATTGACCTCGTCAATTATGCTTTGAAGTCCCCGCTCAATGAACTCGTTGTAAGAATTAAGATGCTGTTTTGCTACTCCCTCTCGTCGCAAAATATCGTTGATGATAGGCCACATATCTAATGAATTGTTGCTGATACTAACTGTCATTACCTAGATCAACCTTCTACTACATATCGGTAATATACACTTTCACCTGCAGTAGAACTCTTTCGGGTTATTTTGATAACATCCCCCGGTTGAGCCTCTAATCCTTGAATGCCTTTATCAGAAGACATCATATAGGGAAATTGGCTGGGTTTAGAATTGAATTTCTTAAAAACAAGCTCAGCCTCTTCTTTTGTTAGAATTTCATGTTTAGGTTGGTAAATATGATCAACTATTCTTATCTCTTTCTTCTCAGCTGACAATATACAAATCCTCCATACCAATTATTGAATCACATAATAACAAAATAAATGTCAAGTATCGAATAAAGCAGTAATCGAATATATATAATATTCCATCAGGATGCATACACCCTGGTGAAATAATCCGAGATTCACTTGTTATCTATACAAGGATGGAGATTTCGGGGTTGTTAAATAAACATCAATTTCATGTCTATTTGAAAAAACTTCTCCTATAGATCTTTTACTTTTCAGAAGACTAACAAGACATTGAAGGACTCACTTTGAATGTTGAATCAAATCCTTCACGCAGAATTCTTATATCATATGATTGAACCTATACTAAACTATTGTGGAAGTATGGAAGTTCGGTGTTGATTGGAATATGCCTACTAACGATGTCAGTGTTGGTAGGAATATTAAGTCCCAGTAACTTTGGATATAGAGATGCATTATCTACTTTAACTAATACAAATACCACTACCATAGATACTCCTACAATTCATGACGAAACTTTTGGAAACACTTCCACAAATGGAAATCACATGGGTTACCCATATTTTAAAAATGATATCTATTATCAAGTCAAAATAGATAACATTTTGAATCCGATATCAATATCGGATGTAGGAGTTAGAATTAATAACATACTTTATGATAATGATCAAAGGAGCATAATTCTTGTATTAAACCCCGGCCAAAGTAAGATAGATAGTATAGTAATTGATCTGCCTCGGAACATAATAGATTCGAGAATAGATGAAAGAGATAAGAACTTCACAGTACTAGTAAATAACCAACCAGCAAAATATCAGGAAATAATAGACAAAAATAAATCAAATATATCATCTCCCAGTGTAGGGAGCAACATATCATCTTGGGAATATACTTTAGATAATGATAGCAGAAAACTGATAATAGAATTTGGAAAAGAGGCAAGAGTAATCAAAATCATTGGTACAGAACTTAATAATATAAATAGTCAAAATCATTCAAGTTTAGACAAAATATTACAACAAATCATTCCCATTACAGTTAATAATAAAATTGACTACACAAGCATCAAACTAAAAGGCGGAAGCCTAAATGAACTCCAAATAGAACCAAATTCAAGAATCAGTAAGACCCTGATTCTGGATATAATACCATATTACGAAAATGGTGAACTATCAATTGATCTGCCTCGGAACATAATAGATTCGAGAATAGATGAAAGAGATAAGAACTTCACAGTACTAGTAAATAACCAACCAGCAAAATATCAGGAAATAATAGACAAAAATAAATCAAATATATCATCTCCCAGTGTAGGGAGCAACATATCATCTTGGGAATATACTTTAGATAATGATAGCAGAAAACTGATAATAGAATTTGGAAAAGAGGCAAGAGTAATCAAAATCATTGGTACAGAACTTAATAATATAAATAGTCAAAATCATTCAAGTTTAGACATTTCTGAATCTAAAGATATCCAGGATGGTGATCAAAACCCCTATCTCCTGATACCAGTGATTTCATTCATCCTCGGGATAATTTTGGCTGTTGTTTATTTCATGTTTCGTAAGAGAAGGTTTAGCTTTAGAAAATAAGGGACATAGACAATTTACATGATTTGGTAGTAGATAGAGTTTGATTTTAAGACTATTGTCTCTCCTGATTAATCATGTTAGGATTTGTGACAGTTGAAAAATCAAATATAAATCTCGATGTTAGAGGTATGTTTATCCCCGTTCGCTCTCGAAGGTGGGAGCTTTTACTGTATAAAACAATAAACATTGCACATCCACCTATGATTCATTATTTAATGAATTCACATCCTCAAAAAAAATGATTACATGAACCTAAAGGTCGACTCTGTGCTCAGGTGCAAAAATATTTAACCATCTAAAAACTCACATACAAGTATCCTCTTGTGAATTATAAAAATAGCTAACCTTATTATTGTAAATTTAGAATTATTCACAGATGCGATGCGATTTTTAATCAATTTTATCCGCATAAATGAGTAAACGGCTAACAAATTCACTTGAATAGGTGAACATAAGATAAAAATTGTCTATATCACTTCACATTTTACGAAAGTTTTTTTAATTTAAAATATCTAATGTAAACTAGATCATCATAATTGGCACTAGACTATAATAAAATGATTGAAATAATATTGGAAGAAAAACAGGACCTAAATTTTGAGAAATTAAAGGAAATGATTGAAGAAAAAAAGACCAATGTGGGTGCAGGGTATTTGACTGACCAGGGAGCATTATTCCTGGTGGCCGCAGATCTCGGTATTTCTTTGGAAAAAACTCCAAAATCAGAATATAGTCTTAAAGATGTATTCGTTGGCGCCAGGGATGTGACTACTGTCGGTAGAATTATAAGCATTAATCCAATCAAGATATTTTTAAAAAGGGATTCAAATCAGGAATCAAGGAATAGGATTATCAATATTTATGATAAGGATTCAAATGTCAAAGTAAAACTCTGGGATGATTTTGTAGATCTGCCTGAACAGCTTGATCTAAAACTTGGAGATTTGATTAAAGTTTCAAAGGGGCAGGTCAAAGCTGGGATGGATAATAAACCCATTATCAACTTGAGCAGTAACGGGTCAATCGAAATTATTTTAGAAGGCGGAAAATATCAAATTCCTTTACTCTCTGAGATCACACAAACGATTGATGATCTTAATATCCCAAAAGAAAATATGGTAATCTCTGGAAGAATCACTTCGGATCCGAGGATATCCGCATTCACCAATAGTAGAGGAGAACGTGCAAAATCCCTCCATATTGAGTTATCAAATGATAACGAAACTAGGAAAATTCGATCGATCATTTGGAATATTAATGAAGAAAAGGTACCAAAGTCTTTGACGATAGGTTCAAAAATCACATTGATCGGCGTGAAGACCAAAATAGGCAACCCTAATTTTAGTAACGGTGATTTAGAAATACACGGTGATGAGGGTACGGGATTTGAATTTGTAGAACAAATAGAACCTTTGGAGAACTATACATTGAGGATTATCTCCGCAAGGATCGATCCATCAGAGAGAAAAATGCATTGTATGGCAGTAGATAAAGATAGAAAGTCATATTTATTATTAATAGATATTAAACTATTTGATATTCAAATTGAAACAGATGACGTAATTGAATGTTATCCTAATAGAGTTCTTGGAAATACAATTGAAATAACTGATCAAGATTCTTATGTGCAGATTTTGAAGGAGGACAAAGACATACCAAGAACCGGACAGTTTGAAAGTAAAATAATGGATATAGATAGCATGAACAAGCCATATGTAGTCGAGGTTATTGTTCTTCAGAATCCAAATAAGATGGATGTTAATACCAAGAGTGGCGAAATAGTGTCAGTTGCAGACACGATAGTGGGCGACGACACTGGAGAAATCAGGTTAGTGGGTTGGAGAGAGAGTAGTAGTTTAGTTAGTGAACTCAAGATAGGTGAAAGGGTAAGGATTTTAGCAGTAAACGCAGCAAGCGGTAAAGAAGGAAATATGGAGTTATCCCTTAAACCTTATTCAAACATTATGAAAATAAGTTAAGATAGGCAAGAGGGATCATAATTACATAATGATTTTAAAAAAAAAGACAAATTTCATCAATTATCCCAAAATCCTCTAGTCATTACATATTGTTTTTCAGCTTCATAGATTGTTTTCAACAGGTTTTCATCATCCGTATAGTTACGCAAGATCCTAGCACAAGTATCAGCTCCAATTCCATGACCCGATAACACAAAAACGGCCATTTTTCCAAAATTATTTATTAAAGAAGCTATTTTCCAGGCCCTATCAAATTTATGTTCTTCATCTTTCGAGAGCGAAGCTCCAGTAATTTTCCGACCAATGATATTACCCAGATCGCCATCCTTCCAAAAAGTAGCCGCGACTAATTTGGATTTACAGAATGGACAACCCAATTTGCTAGGTATATCCTTAGTTTCAAATATCCGCTCCCATTTGCCACAGCGCATGCAAATTAACTTATGCTTTGTTTTGGTCAAGCGTTCCTTTACCAATTCTAATATCCCATTTTCTATGCCAAGTGGGGCCGAAATTGATTTCTTAGAGCGTGATAAAATAGGTTGAGCCAGTCCCGAAAATTCACGAGTGTCTACCCAATGTAAATTAATGGCTCCAGATTTTATATCCTTAATTATTTGGGATGTCTTTTTTACATCATACTTATCGTGGATTAGTTCCCTAATAGATTCCTTACTAAGAGAGGTCTTATAATATCTATCGTACAGCATGCGAGCCACCCTTTTATCGTAAATAGACTCTTTTTTTATAATTCCAAATCGCTTTGCTACACCCCACACTTTCCAATTGATATTATACGTTCCACTAAAAGAGGCTATTAGTACTGATTCCACATCAAATTCATCATCAAACAATGAAAAAAGATGATTCTGTCTTAATCTGATGTTCACAGAACTTAATAATATCCTATATGGATCTGATCTAGTTTCAATTATATAACCAGTCTTTGATGAAAGGAATGTAGACAGTAATGAACCTAAGGTGTTATTGATTTTTGAACCAAGGGTACTGTGGATTACTACGATACTTTCGGTAGGTATAGTCTCAAAGACCAGATTCGAGGAATCTGGAATGATATCCAGCGATTTCATATTCTTTAACATATTAGCTATTATCTTTGGGTCTGTATCAGAGAAACTAACATCAATTTTTTTGGAATTCTCTGACCTAATTTTTTTTCTTAATTTGCCCACCATCATCGCAGTTTCATAATCGACTGGTATCATCTCCCCTACCCAATATGGAACATTAATTGGAGCACCGCTTAGAGGTTCAACATGAACTTGAAATTTTCCCTCATCTATTACCAATACTCTCCACTGTGAGCCTTTTAAGACAAAGACATTCCCTTTTTCTCCGTAATCTCCCACAAATTGTTGATCCAAAGAACCTATTCTCTTTTTTGATATCGAATCAATTACTTCGAACTTTACAATGTGTGGTATAGTTGAAACATTTTCGTAATAGTATCTATAAGACTTTCCAGTCCTTGTAATATGTTTTTTTTCCACGTCTAACCGGATTAGAAAACTATTTACGAGTATATTTATGCAATCGATGAAATCAAAATATGATAGCGATCTGAATAAGTGAGCAGAAGAAAAGGCACCATATAATTTTTCTAAATTCAACTTTTCTCTAGTTTGCAACGTCATTCCAACTATATTATGTGCCAACACATCGAGTGGACATTCATGTGGAATTTGATCTTCGATGGATCCTCTTCTAACTCTTTGGATTATACTCAATGACTCAAAAAAATCATCATAGTTATTTGTAATTATCAACCCCTTAGCTGATGATCTCCGAGTATGTCTACTACGGCCAATTCTTTGTATTAATTTTGATACCTGTCTTGGGGATCCATAATGTATTACAAGATCAATTGACCCTATATCTAATCCCAATTCAAGGGAAGAGGTACATACCACAATTCCAACGAAACCACTCCTCAAAAAATTTTCAGTTTCTTCTCTAGCATCTCTGGATAGAGAACCATGATGGACCTGAACTTGTAAATTACTCTGACTTTTCAAAACGGTACTCATAAATTCAGATTCATCCCTGGTATTGGTAAATAACAGAACAGAAGAGTCTGAATGAGTTTTAGCTACATATTCTAAAATATAGGTAGAAACTTCTTTAATTGATCCGTCTACATGTTTAAGATCAATATCGTATTTCCTAAGGGTTTTATCTACCAAGATTGCGCATTTTCTGTTTTTTCCTACCAAAAAACGAGCTGTTTCAGCAAGATTTCCAACAGTAGCTGAGATACCTATTCTACAAAAGCCAGCAGAAAAAAAAGTCAGACGTTCGAGGCACAAAGACAGATAAGATCCTCGTTTGGACGATATGATCTCGTGAATTTCATCAATGATAACCCATCTTACCGTTTTTAGTAAATGACCCATCTTTTCATTAACTAGCATAATTGCCAAGGATTCCGGTGTTGTTATTAGTATGTCCGGTGGATTTTGATAAATTTTTTTACGCTTGGTGTATGAGGTATCGCCATGCCTTATTTCGACTTTTAGATTTTCGGAAGTTGCATACTTTATGATTCTTCTAAAAACGTCGTTGTTGAGTGAGCGTTGTGGAGTAACATACAAACATCTTATACCGTCGCCACCCGCTGATTCCCCTCTTTCAGCATCAGCCAACATAGTAATTACAGGAATTATAGCAGACTCAGTTTTTCCCGAACCTGTAGGAGCTACCAATAGGGAATCGCGCCTTCGTACCAAGACCTTATACGACTGGTCTTGGATGGAAGTTAATTTTGCAAAAGATTCTTTAGAAAATTTATTTAATATATGTTGTTCTAACTGGGCGTAGCTACTTTTCAACTCTATCAGGCTGTTGATTTTGCTTAAATTTAGAACCCTTTGTATTTACTTTTTCTATAACTTTAGATTTTTCAACAATATTGCCTTGACCCCTAAAGAAAAACTCATAAGCAAATATACAAATCAAAGCGGCAACAAATATTATGATTGATGACGAAAAAACCACATTGTCAAAATAATCTGCCATAGTTTGGACTAATAGATATTGGTAATCATCTTATAAATATGTTAAATATCAATAGAAAAATAAAGAAATAGGTTTTTATATTCACAAGTTCCTTGTTATTTGTTTTACTATTTGATTTTAATCAAAAACTGTGATTCAATTGTACTCGAGGTCCTTTGAATCGAGCCAGAACTTGCAAGAAAGTCAATCTGTAATGGCAACAATTTTACAGAATCTTCCTAAAGAATGTTCTCTGACCAAAATTGAATATGAGGGTCCTAGAATCGCTCTCCACACAAACAAACCTCAATTCTTACTCGAGAATAACAAAATACTGTCTAATATAGTAGGCCAGATAAAAAAACGAATCGTATTAAGGATCGATGAAACCATCAGAATTGACGAGAGCGAAGTTCAAAAAGTAGCTGAAAAGCATGCTCCTCAGGAATCAGGCATAACTGAAATATTGTTTGATCCTGCATTGGGAGAAGCCACCATATTTGTAAAAAATATATCTGAAATAATAAAAGATGAAAAGATCATAAATAACATTATCTTAGAATCAGGTTGGAAAATATCATTTAAAAAGATCCCAAAAAACATGGTCACAATCAAGAATATTAACAAGATTATTAGAAATGCTTCAGACTATCGCATTCAGTTTTATAAGAGAATAGGTGAGAAAATATTTCGTGAAAAATTAGATCCAAATATCGAGGCCAACTTGAACTCATTGGGAGGATTTGCAGAAATAGGTAGATCGTCAATGATATTGAGCACCAATGAAAGTAACGTTTTACTGGATTGTGGTATGAACATTTATACCAAAGATCCTCTGTCTAGGTTTCCACGATTTGATTCAACTGGAATCAAGCTTTCTGAAATCGATGCCGTTTTGTTAACACATGCGCATTTTGACCATACAGGATTTTTGCCCATGTTATTCAAGTACGGTTACGATGGTCCTGTATATTGTACAGAGCCCACTTCGTACTTAATGTATATCCTTTATAGAGAATACATCAGACATTCCGGATCTGAAGCACATTATACGGACAAAGAACTTGAAAAGATATTTTCGCATTTAATTCATCTAAATTATAATATCGTTACGGATGTTTCTCCCGATATTAAAGTTACATTTTACAATGCGGGACATGTTATTGGTTCCTCGTCTTTTCATCTGCATATAGGAAATGGAGATCACAATTTTGTGTATACTGGAGATATAAAATTTGGAAAAAGTTCATATTTGGAAAATGCAGTATGGAACTTCCCCAGAGTAGAGACACTACTAATTGAAGGAACAAATGGTGGGAGAGAAGACTCATATTCGTCTCGAGAAGATGCACAAGAAAGATTAATAGAAGTTATCAATAAGGTGATTAAGAATCAAAAATTAATTTTGATGCCCGCTCAGTTAATTGGAACCTCTCAAGAATTACTCATTACGCTGGATATGCTTATTAAACAAAAAAAAATAATGAAATGCAAATTGTATATTGAAAAGTTGGTAACCGAAATCAATTCCATACACGAATTCAACGTGGAATTCTTAAATCGAGAGTTACAACAATCCATAATTTCGAATGATTATAATCCCTTCCGCTCTAAAAATATAGCCTCAATTCTAGATATAACTACACAAAAGTTGGACCCGGGCATCATCATTTATCCGTCTTCAATGTTAAACTGCAGCTACTCCAAGGATTACTTAAAAAGGATATCAAATGATCCTGGAAATTTGATAATTTTCACGTCGAAACCAACGGGCATGACATTAGGGAAAGAAATTATAGATGGGCAAAGAAAGTTATCTATAAACGACGAAGACTTTGAGATAAGGTGCGCTATTGAAACAATGTATTCATTTAATTCGCATTCTGATTTTAATCAACTAAATGCGTACATTTCTAGACTTAGACCGAAGCTTAGAAAAATACTGGTAAATCACGGCGAGAGATCCAAAGTGCAAAACTTTTCTGGTTATTCTAGCAAGGTTCATAACATTTCAACACAGTACTTGCAAAATCAAGAATCCATAAAACTATTGTAATGTAGCAAACTGTTAAAGATGCTCATCAAGGTGTATCTTGATTGCTTTGCCATATTTTTACTTCAGGAGGTATAATTATAATACGTTCTTCACCTAATCTTGCAATATCGCCTCCTAAAATGGTAACGGATTTATAAAGATCTTCCACGACCAATTTAAGCTCTCCAACATCTCTCTGCGCCAACGGTGTTATCCTTATAATAATTATCATATTTTTTTCGATATCTCTTTTAATTTCAACAATATCTTTTGAATTACGAAGTGTAAAGGTCTTTAAATAAATGGGCCTTTCGCCAATTTTCTTTGCTTGCATTTTATCAAATATATAATTAGTGTATAAACTACTTGATTAATATAAAGATTGAAAGATATTAGACGCAATATATAGTAGTATATTCAAATTCTGTAATCTTCTACTTCATTTTTTGTGCATGGTTGAGATGATATTCTTCTAGCTAATTTTTGTCTTCTATTAACCACTGAGACTTCGTATACATCTTTCGCTTCCGTATCAGAGTAACGCAAGGTAATCCTTATGGATAATTCCAATAGGCTCTTATGTTTTCGTAAATCTGGATGGACATTTAGCCTCAATATAGACGTTGGACCTGGAACTGTCACCGGCTGTACTAAATAATCACTATCATTGCACAAGGATTTTATCATTTCATTCTCAGCATGATTCCGTCCTACAATTAGTTTTGACAAGGAGTTTAATCTAAAGTGTCTACCTATTTTCAATAGTTCTACATCATTGATACTTGGCTCCGGAACAGAAAATTTGAATAGATCCCTAACTCTTTTTGAAAATTGAGGATCTGTTAAAAGACATCCACCAGCAGAATTAGGCGGGTCTGCGATTCCATATTTATCGGCTAAATCTAGTTGGCCTTTCCTGGAACGTCCTCGTATGGATCCAAGCATTGAACGATTTATTAATCCATTGTTTTCCGGATTTGTTAAGGGTAACAACCGTGCAGATAATGGTCTCAGCACCTTCCCTTCCATTTGAGTACCTTTCTCAATTATAGATAGAGCGTTTGAATTTTGACTCATCGGTCTCTGATGTAGGACTTCACCGGTAATGATAAAATCGGCTCCAATTTCTTCCATGTGTTTCTTAGCTTCATCGTACATCATCATTCTACAGTCTATACAAGGATTCATGCCAGAACCATATCCATGTTCAGGGTTCTGTAACATGGTGAGGTATTCCTTTCCTAAGTAAACTGTTTTCAACTTGATGTCAAGTTCAGAGGCAACTTCTAGAACCTTATGTCCACACCCCTTCCCACAATCAAAATCGCAGAAAGGCGTCTTTATCGCAACTGCCTCCACTTCAATACCTTGTTCCTTCATCATCCTAACTGCCAAGTGGCTGTCTAGACCTCCCGATAATAATGCCACTGCCTTAGTTTTTTCCTTATCACTTGCATCTTTGGAACTATGGTTAAGCAGTTCTTTTTTTTCTTCCGGTATGGATTTCGTTGAAGTTGATTTGAACATTATATCTCGAATTGAATATATTTGCTTACTGTCATCTTTATACTTAGCTATCTTTGAAGCTAAACGTGAGGCCTTTTTGATTTTCAGAAACGTAATTCAAGAACGCTAGAATTTTTTTTTTGAGTTGCTTTAGTGTACCTGATATAGAGATAATCATCAATTCCAATTCAATAAGGCTCAGAGATATCAATATATTAGTCAAAGATTCCAATCGGCATTTTAATATAACAATACCATTAGGATTATTGTTAATCTTGATAATTCGCATGTTGGCATTACTATAATCAATTGATCCAAATAATCCCAAATACCTCTTAGAAAGTTCTTCTAGAATACCAGATTTATTTGAAGATAGGCGGTCGGATAAATAAATTCCAATATAACGATATTTTTTTTTAGAGAGGGTCATAAATCATACCTCTTTTTTTACGAGACAACCACTGGTTTAAGTCAGACCAATATTCGGTAGAAGAAACGTCCAATTTATCAAGGATAGAATTGATTATTCTCAAAGAAAGTAGCTCATAGATATTTTTTGCACCACTGGATAGTATTAATTGATGCCTATACCTTTTACAGAGACCATAAAAATATTTCATATATGAAAACCATCTACCTATCTGTGAGATATCTAAGTATCTTAATTTTGAGACCAAAAATTCAAATCCAATATTCTTCCCTGATAATTTCTTCAAAAGATTCTTAGGATTAAAAAAATCATTTATTGTCAAGATATCTGTATTGCCATATGTATTATCAAGATTTTCTTGGAAATCTTGATAATACAGAAAAAAATAATCATTTTGCGTAGTAATGATACCTTGTTTAGTATTTTGTATCCTCAAAACTAGAGTGTCCTTTTCTTTAGCTAA includes:
- a CDS encoding Rpp14/Pop5 family protein, with amino-acid sequence MTLSKKKYRYIGIYLSDRLSSNKSGILEELSKRYLGLFGSIDYSNANMRIIKINNNPNGIVILKCRLESLTNILISLSLIELELMIISISGTLKQLKKKILAFLNYVSENQKGLTFSFKDS
- a CDS encoding tRNA (5-methylaminomethyl-2-thiouridylate)-methyltransferase → MFKSTSTKSIPEEKKELLNHSSKDASDKEKTKAVALLSGGLDSHLAVRMMKEQGIEVEAVAIKTPFCDFDCGKGCGHKVLEVASELDIKLKTVYLGKEYLTMLQNPEHGYGSGMNPCIDCRMMMYDEAKKHMEEIGADFIITGEVLHQRPMSQNSNALSIIEKGTQMEGKVLRPLSARLLPLTNPENNGLINRSMLGSIRGRSRKGQLDLADKYGIADPPNSAGGCLLTDPQFSKRVRDLFKFSVPEPSINDVELLKIGRHFRLNSLSKLIVGRNHAENEMIKSLCNDSDYLVQPVTVPGPTSILRLNVHPDLRKHKSLLELSIRITLRYSDTEAKDVYEVSVVNRRQKLARRISSQPCTKNEVEDYRI